The DNA window GCTAATTCTAGTTTTTTCCCTGAAATAGAGCGAGGTTCTCCAAAGAGAATTTCCAAAGGCTTGTACTCTCTAATTAGTTCGTCAAGAATTTTTTTAAAGCACCTTTTTCTTGTATCAATTTCAAAAAGAGGTGAAGAGATTAATCTATTTTCGTCTGATATTGCAAATCCTATATACCTTTCACCGAAATCAATTGCTAAAATTCTCCTTATTTTTAAAACTCCATTTTCTTAATTTTATCTTTTAAAGCTTTAAAAAATATAGTTAGAAGTATAATTGAGAAAAGCAGGAAAATTAAAATATAAGGGAAAAATTGAGTTTCGATACCGTAGTAATATTTTTGTAAAGGCTTTTGAAACAGAATAAAGCCTGATATTAAAAGGTAAAGGATAAGTATAGAAGCTGTTAAAAAGGCTCCAGGTCCAGAAGCGATTTTAGCTGGATTTTTCTCGTCGAACTGCGGAAATATATATCCGATTGATAGAGCTAAAAAAGTTATACTAAATATAATAAACGGCAAAAGAGATATGAAAATTAAAGTTAAGTCTTTAAAGTATAAAACTTTAAGTGAAAAATGAGTGGAGAAAAAGAGGAGATAGCCCATAAAACTTAATAAGATAAAGTAAAGAATAAGTTGAAAGGAAAAAAGCTTAAGTGGGTCTTCACCGGCTAAGTAAAAAAGGGAAACTCCTCTTTCTTCAACGGACGCAACAGGGTATATAAATCTTACTGCAATAGTAATTAAAAGATACACTACAAAAACAAAGTTAGAGTAAATTATGATTACGTGCCATATCGGAATATTTATACCTAGCCCTTTTCCCCTCACAGAAATAACATAAAGAAGAAAGAGTAAGATTAAGAAAATGAATTGAGAAATTTGAGAGTAATTTCTATAAAAACTCTTAAATTCTTTTTGAAGTAAAATAAATTTTGGATTTCTTCCCCCTTGAGCCTTTTCCTTTAAAAAGCTTTTATAATGAACCTTTTCAAAGGGCAAGACTGTTAAAATTGTAGCTAGTAAAAGATTAAAAGTTAAGAGCAAAAGAAAGACTGTAAAGGTGTCTTTATTACCTATAAGTGAAGAAAAGAACCAGTTCGAAGGCAACAAAGAAGGTGACATTGTTCCAACCTGCTTAAGAATGTAAACAGCCTCATCTATACTTTTAACATCAAAAACTTTAAAAAGTTGAGGTTTACCAAATCTTAAATATAAGTATATGAACAAAAGAAAAAGTATCCCAAAGAAAAAGGGCAAAATTTCTTTTTTTAATGTAGGTGATAGCCTGACAAAAAAATAAAAGAGAAATATACCTACAAGTCCCGCAGAGATTATATAAAAAACGAAATTAAAAGAAAGTAAAATTAACTTTGCTTTCTTAATCTCAAATATAGTTACGTAGGAGAAAAGAAGTGGAATAAGAAAAATTAATGGAACCCACGAAGAGTAAATTATAATTTCAAAAAATTTTATAACAAAGATACTTTCTTTCTTTAATGGAAATCTAAATAAAAAGGAGAACTCCTCATCTTCAAAGAAAATAGAAAAGCTACTTACTATATTAGATAGCACTAAAAAGAAGAAAATACTCATCAGGGTGAAATCAACAAATTTTTGTGAAACGATAATGCCAAGCACAGGCACTTTATTCAAAAAGTAAAAAAACCTGTAAAAAAAATAATAAATAATAAAAAACAAAATTGCTGCAAAAATAAAAGGTAACGAAACTCTCTTCCAAAACGAAAAAGACTTTAAAAGATTTAATAAAATCCTTATCTTTAAAGAAAAGAGTAAATAAATTTCTTCTATCAAATATAACCTAAATCCTCAAGTCTTCTTTTAATTTCCTCTTCCTCTTCCTCCGTATAACCCCTTACCTCCTCAATTTTCTCTATATACCCCCTGTCCTCCAGAAATCTCAAAATTTTATCTACACTTTCATTAACAGTTTCCTTCTCAGTATCACATATGACCTCAGGATTTAGTGGCTCTTCATAGGGATCATCAATCCCCGTAAAATTCTTTATTAAACCCTCCCTTGCCTTTTTATACATACCCTTAACATCTCTTTTTTCACACACCTCTAAACTCGCTTTAACATAAACTTCAATAAAGTTAGGTATACTTTCCCTTGCCCTTTGTCTTCCCTCTCTATATGGCGAAACAAGTGCCACTATTACATTTACTCCGTGCCTTGTCAAAAGTTCAGAAAGAAATGAAACCCTCCTCATATTCTCCATTCTGTCTTCTCTTGTAAAACCAAGATCCTTATTTAAAAAATTTCTTATAAGATCTCCATCAAGAACCTCTACGTCTTTATTCCTCTCAACAAGTTTTTCTGCTAACTTTTTAGCTATGGTAGTTTTACCTGAACACGGTAGACCTGTAAGCCAAACACAAAATCCTCTTTTTTTCAACTTTATTTAATAAATTTTTAATGGTTTTGAACCATTTTTACTCTCTTAGGNNNNNNNNNNNNNNNNNNNNNNNNNNNNNNNNNNNNNNNNNNNNNNNNNNNNNNNNNNNNNNNNNNNNNNNNNNNNNNNNNNNNNNNNNNNNNNNNNNNNNNNNNNNNNNNNNNNNNNNNNNNNNNNNNNNNNNNNNNNNNNNNNNNNNNNNNNNNNNNNNNNNNNNNNNNNNNNNNNNNNNNNNNNNNNNNNNNNNNNNNNNNNNNNNNNNNNNNNNNNNNNNNNNNNNNNNNNNNNNNNNNNNNNNNNNNNNNNNNNNNNNNNNNNNNNNNNNNNNNNNNNNNNNNNNNNNNNNNNNNNNNNNNNNNNNNNNNNNNNNNTGGATAATTCAGAAATTCACGGGCTTGCCTTTCAGATCTTTAAAAAGTGTTCAAAAAAAGCAGAAGAGCTTGGATTATACGGAGCAGGCCAAGATATACTCTCAGATGCCTTCTCGGGCAACATAAAGGGGATGGGACCAGGAGTAGCAGAAATGGAGTTAGAGGAGAGGGCCTCAGAGCCCATAATAATCTTCATGGCTGACAAAACCTCTCCAGGAGCATGGAACTTTCCTTTATTTAAAATATTTGCAGATCCATTTAATACTGCCGGACTTGTAATTGACCCAAAATTACATGATGGTTTTATTTTCGAGGTTCTCCATATGAAGGAAGGTAAGGTCGTTAGGTTAAGCTGTCCTGAAGAGATGTATTCACTCTTAGCTCTCATTGGTGCTGTTGAGACCTATGCTATAAAGAACGTATATAGAAAAGACGGCGTAATTGCTGCAACTGCTTCAACACAGAGATTATCTCTAATAGCTGGAAGATATGTAGGTAAGGACGACCCTGTAATGATAGTGAGAGCTCAAAGCGGTTTCCCTGCAGTAGGTGAAATTCTCGAAGCTTTTTCTCATGCACATCTTGTTGCTGGTTGGATGAGAGGTTCCCATTGGGGTCCTCTTATGCCTGTGTCAATGAAGGAGGCTTCCTGTACAAGATTCGATGGACCTCCAAGAGTTGTAGCTCTTGGATTTCAACTAAAAGATGGAAAACTTATTGGTCCAAAAGATCTTTTTGATGATCCCGCCTTTGATTTGACAAGAAAAAGAGCACAGGAAATAACAGACTACATAAGAAGGATGGGACCATTTGAACCTCATAGGCTCGGTTTAGAGGAAATGGAATACACAACGCTACCCTCTGTTTTAGAAAAATTAAAAGATAGATTTACGGATCTTGGTTGAGAAAGAAGTAATTGTAAAAAATACACTCGGTATACATGCACGACCTGCTACACAGTTTGTTAAAATAGCATCGAAGTATAGTTGTGAAGTTTACGTGATAAAGGATGGTATAGAGGTAAACGGAAAAAGCATAATGAGTTTACTTATTCTAACAGCCACAAAGGGAAGTAAACTTACTATAAGATGTTCAGGGCCTGATGAGGAAAAAGCCCTAAAGGAATTAGTTGATTTAGTAGAGGGAGGGTTTGGTGAAGACTAAAATTAAAACTAAAATTTTTCAGGGAGTCCCTGCTTCAAAAGGCGTAGTAATAGGTAAAGTAAAAAAATTTGATTTGAAAGTTTTTAAAGTTCCTGAACAACAGGAGGTTAAAAACAAAAGGGAGGAACTTGAAAAGTTTGAAAAGGCTAAAAAAGAGATAACAAAAGAGTTAGAGCTTGTGCTTGAACACTTCAGAGGAAGCTATAGAAGGATAATAGAGAGTGAAATTCTAATTATTAACGATCCAGTTATAGAAGACTACGTCAAATCGTATATTGAGAAAGGATACAGTGCACAGACGGCTTTCATTGAGTCAATGAAAAGTTTCCTTGCAAAACTTGAACAAAGCGATAATCTTGTTTTTAAACAAAGGGCAAGGGAAATAAATCACCTAATAAGAAAGGTTTTAGAGGTACTGCATGGTAAACCAAGTCTGATTGACGCAGAGCCTGGGACAGTGATAGTTTCAGATGATATTTCACCAATAGATGTTTTTTCAATTTCAAAACAAAACGATATAGGCATAGTTATAGAACATGGTGGTCCCACTTCTCACAGCATTATAGTAGCAAAAAATTTAAAAATTCCTACGGTTTGTGCTGTAAAGAATATAACAGAACATGCTAAAGACGGAGATGAAATTATCTTAGATGGTTGGTCTGGAAAAGTTATTCTAAATCCTGATGAAGAATTAAAAAGAGAATATCAAAGAAAGCCATTACTTTATACCGAAGCTTTAGACAAAGTTATTAAGGGACCAAAGGGTGGAAAAGGAAAGGAAAGAAAGAGGGTTTCCATCATGGGTAATGCTGCAAGCTTAGAGGAAGTCGAAGAGATTGTGAAAAACAAAGGTTTTGGAGTAGGTCTTTTTAGAACAGAACTTTTAATGTGGGATCCTACAGTTTGGTATAACGAGGATAAGTTAGCAGAAATTTTTGAGAAAGGATCAAAAATGGTCTTTCCCGATCCATTTATTATTAGATTAATTGATATAGCCGGAGAACCAACTATACCTGGATTTGAAGAAAAGAATCCCTTTTTAGGTTTAAGAGGAATAAGATTTCTTCTATTTGAAAAAGAGATAATGAAAAAGATATTGCGGGCTATTCTAAAAGCTTCTAATCTCGGAAATATAAGAATTCTTCTACCTCTTGTAACTACGTTAAAAGAAGTTGAAGAAACGAGGAATGTTTTAGAGAGGGCTAAAAAGGAACTTACAAGAGAAGACATTCCCTTTGATAATTACATAAATGTTGGAATTATGATTGAAACACCAGCTTCAGCTCTTATGGTAAAGGAATTTACACAAATTGTTGACTTTTTCTCAATAGGAACAAACGATCTAACTCAATATACTTTGGCAGTTGATAGAACTCATCCAATCCTTGCTCCGCTTTATAGTGAGTTTCATCCATCTGTCCTTAATCTAATAAGCCATGTGGTAAAAGGAGCACATCCCTATAGAAAAAAAGTTGCCGTTTGCGGAGAAATGGCCTCTGATCCCCTTGGAGCAATAATACTAATGGGTTTAGGAGTTGATGAACTATCTGTTCACCCTGATGCAATACCACTTTTATATGGTGTTTTCCAATGGCTTGAATATAAAAAAGTAAAAGAATTCGCTCGTAAAACATTAGAAATGCCAGATTCAAGAACTGTTAAAGAAAAAACAACTGAATTCATAAAAAAACACATACCCCCCTTGGCAATATTTTACGATTAAAAAGACAGCTTAAAGCCTACACTATCTATCTCTTGTACTAAAAGCTTTTTAAAATTAAACTCCTTTAAGTTTTTTTCTGACTCGATATAAGATTTAACATCTATTTCAGGAGCATCAAACTCAGTATGCCCAAAAATCCTTTTACCTTCTTTATACTCAGGAATGAAAGTTACTTTTTTACCAACAAGCTCTAAAAGTGAACTATAATTTTTCTCCAAGATAAGTTTTTCCATGATATCATATCTTTTTTCTATAACGTCTTTTTCAAGTTGCTTATAATTCTGAGAAGCAAAACTTTCTTTCTCACCGTAAAACTTAAATAAAGCCCATCTTTTAATTATGTTATCCCTTTTGCAGAATTCGTAAAGCTCTTCAAAGTCTTTTTCCTGTTCTTCTGGAAATCCAACGATTATTTCAGTTCTAACAGTTAAATCTCTTTTATTTTTATATTTTTCAATCAACTCAAGAGCTTTATAAACTGCTTTTTTTCCACCTCTTCTTTTCATTTTTCTTAAAACTTCCTCTGAAACATGTTGAATTGGTATATCAAGATAGGGTGCTATTTTTTCATTTTCAACTATTATTTTCATTATTTCCTCATCCAAATCTGCGGGATGAAGGTAAAAAATTCTTAAAAGTTTGAGATTTTTTAACCTTAAAAGTTTTTTTAAGAGATCTTTTAAACTTTTCTTTTTATAAAGGTCGATGCCGTAAAGACCCGTAGATTGTGAGATTAAAATTATTTCGTAAAATTCCGAGTTTAAAAGCTCCTTTGCCTCATACAAGACCTTTTCTATTGGCTTTGACCTATATTTTCCTCTAAGAAGTGGAATTATACAGAAAGTACAATTTTCATCGCATCCCTCTGATATTTTTAAGTAAGCATAGTTTACAGTAGAAATAGCTCGCGGTATTTTTTTATTATATAAAAATTTTGGAGTATCAAAACTTGATGTAATCCTTTTACTAATTATTTTGTCTATTTTTTCTATATCATCAAAGCCAAATAAAAGGTCGACCTCTTTGAATCTTTCTTTAATACTTTCTTTAAATCTATGAACATAGCATCCACCTACAGCAATAAAGTCAATTTTTTTTCTTCTTTTAAGTTCAATATACTTTTTTATAACCTCCTCAGTTTCTTTTACTGCAGGTTCAATAAAAGCACAAGTCATTATAAACACAGCCTTTGCCTTTTCTTGGCCTACCAGTTCAAAACCACACCTTGTAAGCTTTCCAGCAAGATATTCACTATCTACTTGGTTCTTTGGGCAACCTAAGGTTACAATTGATATTTTTTTCATAAAGTTATATTATAATATAGTTTGAAAAACTTGAAAAAGAAGGGACTTGTTTATGCGGTAGATGATGAATCAGACATCATAGACCTTTTAAGACATCATATTGAAAAAGCAGGTTATAACTTTGAAGGTTTTTATAATGCCTTAAGCTTTTTAAGTGCCCTAAGAAGGAAAAAGCCTGACATTATCATTCTTGACCTTATGCTACCAGACTATGACGGAATCGAATTATGTAAAGAATTAAAAAGAGAAGAAGATTATAAAGATATTCCGATAATTATGCTTACAGCAAGATCAAGGGTAGACGAAAAAATTTTAGGCTTAGAAATTGGTGCTGATGACTATATTACAAAGCCTTTTTCTCCAAGAGAGCTTGTTGCAAGAGTGAATGCTGTTTTGAGGAGATATAAAGAGGAGGAAAAAGAAGTAGATGTTATTCAGATAGATGATATCTTAAAAATTGATGTTAAAAAATTTGAGGTTTATGTTAGTAATGAGAAAGTTTATCTAAGACCGGCGGAGTTTAAATTATTGAAACTTCTTGTAGAAAAAAGGGGAGTTTTATTTACTCGTAGACAAATTCTTGAATATATTTCAAAGGGAGGTGGAACTATCTATGAGAGAACTGTTGATGTTCATGTAAGAAATTTAAGGAAAAAACTCGGTGAAGCAGCAAAATTTATAAAAAATGTAAAGGGAATGGGGTATAAGTTCGAAATATGAATAAGATAAACTTTAAACTTACCTTAGTTTTTTTTATTTTAATACTTTTCTTTACGCTTTTTATTACGCTTTTTCAGCTTAAAATAATTCGGGAAGAATATTTAAAGAATACTCGGGGAAATTTAGAAAACTTTGGGGTAATTTTAAGTGAAGAAGTCAAAGGTTATATTATAAGTAACGATTTTGAGGGTCTTAAAAGTATAATTAAAAAATTTGGTGAAAATTTCAATTTAGTTATTAGTGTTTATAATAGCTCTGGTGAACTTATTGCTGATTCAAAGCTGAAAGATTTTTTAGACCAAGATAAAAATAAACCTGAAATTGAAATAGCTCTACATGGAGAAAAGGCATTTTATTTGAGAAAAAGTGAGAATTATAAGGAGAAATATATCTTTCTGGCTATACCTATCATAAAGAATGAAAACGAAATTTTTGTTCTTAGACTTGGAACCCCTATAAGTACTCTAAATAATTTTTTGATTAATTTTATTTTAAAGGTAACTTTTAAAGGTTCATTTCTCTTATTGATTTTCTTACTGCTCTCATTAACTTTATTTAAACAATTTACAGATCCTCTTAGGGATCTAATTTATGCCTTCAAAAGGGTTTCTCAAGGGGATACAAACATAAGGATATTTTTAAAAAGAAGTGATGAATTAGGTGAACTTATAAAAAGCTTTAATGATATGGTTATTAATTTAGAAAGAAGCTTAAATGAAGTAAAAAGAGAAAGAGCAACCATAGATTCTTTACTTAGAGCCTTACCTGATAACGTCTTTGTTCTAAATAAAAAGGGAGAAGTAATCTATTATAACGAAAAAACAAGGGAAAGTTTTAAAAATATAGAAAAATGTAAGTTTTATTATGAGTTTTTAAAAGAACCTGAGTTTTCTAAAATTCTTGAAAAAGCCCTTGAAAAAGAGGAAGCAGAAGGACAAATAATGTATGAATCAAAGTTTTTTTATACAAAAATAAGAAAAATTCCAAATACAGAAAATTTTATCGTAGTTCTAACAGACATAACTGAAGTTAAAAGACTAGAAGAGATAAAAAAGGATCTTACCGTTAACATCTCACATGAAATAAGAACACCTTTAACCCTTATAAAAGGATACATAGAGACTATTGAGGATGAAGAAGAAATAAAGAATAAAAATTATATTGCTGTAATTAAAAGACATATTGATAGACTAATAGAGCTAACCGAAAAAATAATTTATCTCTCACAAATAGAAAGTGAAAAGTTTTTACAAATTGAGAAGGTTAACCTAAGAGAAATAGTTGAAAATGTTTTACCAATTTTTGAAAAGAAATTAAGGGAAAAAGAAATAATTTTTAAATTGGAGATGGAGGAGGGAATAGGGGAGATTGATGCTGATAAATCTAAATTGGAACAAGTCTTTATTAATCTCTTTGATAACTCTATAAAGTTTACCACTAAAGGAGAGATAAAGATTAAAGTTCAGAGAAAGGAAAACCTTGTAAGAATTGAATTTTTGGATACTGGGGAGGGGATTGAAGAAAAACATTTACCTAGGGTATTTGAGAGGTTCTATGTTGGATCTAAGGAAAAGGCAGGTTTTGGTCTCGGTTTATCAATAGTTAAACACATAATTAATCTACACAACGGAAAAGTTAATATAGAAAGTCAAAAAGGTAAGGGAACACGTGTCATAATTGATTTGCCGTATTTTAACAAAAATTTAACAGAAATTTAACAAAAATTTAAATAGAAAGTATTAAATTTTATCAAATGAGAAAAAGATTTCAAGAAGAGGTCATAAAAAGTATTTTTTTTATATTTGCTTTAATCTCTGTCTTTACAACCTTTGGAATCATATTAGTTTTACTCTTTGAAACTTTACAATTTTTTAGAGAAGTCTCGATAATAAGATTTTTAACTGAAAAAGAGTGGACACCACTTTTTGCCGTAAAAAAGTTCGGTATTTGGCCTCTTTTATCCGGTACGTTCTTAACCTCCATTATAGCTCTTACGATAGCTTTTCCAATGGGACTTTCTATAGCAATCTTTGTCAGTGAATATATGCCCTTTAAATTAAAGGCAATTATTAAACCTATACTTGAAATTCTTGCCGGTATCCCAACTGTAGTATATGGCTACTTTGCTCTCCTATTTGTTACGCCGCTTCTAAAAAAAATAATACCATCAATTTCTGGATTTAATGCCCTTTCTCCTGGTATTGTACTTGGAATAATGATAATACCAACAATTGCCTCTTTGAGTGAGGATGCGCTTTCTTTGATTCCAAGAAGTTTAAGAGAAGCATCTTTAGCTCTTGGGGCAACTAAGCTTGAAACAGTTTTTAAAGTTGTTTTACCCGCTGCTTCATCGGGAGTTTTATCTGCGGTAATTTTGGGATTTTCAAGAGCAATAGGTGAAACAATGATTGTGACGATTGCCGCAGGACAAAGACCTATTTTAACATTCAATCCCTTAGTTCCAATAGAAACAATTACTGCCTACATTGTTCAAGTTTCACTAGGCGATACTCCAACTGGCTCTCTTGAATATAAAACAGTTTTTGCAGCCGGTATGGTTTTATTTTTAATAACATTCACCTTCAATGTTATAAGTCACAATTTAAGAATGAGATTTATAAAATCATTTAGATTATGAAGGATTTTAAAGAAATTTACTCTAAAAGAAAAAGAAGAGAGAAACTCTTT is part of the Candidatus Hydrothermales bacterium genome and encodes:
- the ruvX gene encoding Holliday junction resolvase RuvX — translated: MRRILAIDFGERYIGFAISDENRLISSPLFEIDTRKRCFKKILDELIREYKPLEILFGEPRSISGKKLELANKIKKISEEIEREYKIKVVFWDEWETTKLAKKHKKNIHAISASYLLQDYLDFLYNKKKSEKE
- the cysC gene encoding adenylyl-sulfate kinase; this translates as MKKRGFCVWLTGLPCSGKTTIAKKLAEKLVERNKDVEVLDGDLIRNFLNKDLGFTREDRMENMRRVSFLSELLTRHGVNVIVALVSPYREGRQRARESIPNFIEVYVKASLEVCEKRDVKGMYKKAREGLIKNFTGIDDPYEEPLNPEVICDTEKETVNESVDKILRFLEDRGYIEKIEEVRGYTEEEEEEIKRRLEDLGYI
- a CDS encoding fructose-1,6-bisphosphatase, translated to DNSEIHGLAFQIFKKCSKKAEELGLYGAGQDILSDAFSGNIKGMGPGVAEMELEERASEPIIIFMADKTSPGAWNFPLFKIFADPFNTAGLVIDPKLHDGFIFEVLHMKEGKVVRLSCPEEMYSLLALIGAVETYAIKNVYRKDGVIAATASTQRLSLIAGRYVGKDDPVMIVRAQSGFPAVGEILEAFSHAHLVAGWMRGSHWGPLMPVSMKEASCTRFDGPPRVVALGFQLKDGKLIGPKDLFDDPAFDLTRKRAQEITDYIRRMGPFEPHRLGLEEMEYTTLPSVLEKLKDRFTDLG
- a CDS encoding HPr family phosphocarrier protein; amino-acid sequence: MVEKEVIVKNTLGIHARPATQFVKIASKYSCEVYVIKDGIEVNGKSIMSLLILTATKGSKLTIRCSGPDEEKALKELVDLVEGGFGED
- the ptsP gene encoding phosphoenolpyruvate--protein phosphotransferase — protein: MKTKIKTKIFQGVPASKGVVIGKVKKFDLKVFKVPEQQEVKNKREELEKFEKAKKEITKELELVLEHFRGSYRRIIESEILIINDPVIEDYVKSYIEKGYSAQTAFIESMKSFLAKLEQSDNLVFKQRAREINHLIRKVLEVLHGKPSLIDAEPGTVIVSDDISPIDVFSISKQNDIGIVIEHGGPTSHSIIVAKNLKIPTVCAVKNITEHAKDGDEIILDGWSGKVILNPDEELKREYQRKPLLYTEALDKVIKGPKGGKGKERKRVSIMGNAASLEEVEEIVKNKGFGVGLFRTELLMWDPTVWYNEDKLAEIFEKGSKMVFPDPFIIRLIDIAGEPTIPGFEEKNPFLGLRGIRFLLFEKEIMKKILRAILKASNLGNIRILLPLVTTLKEVEETRNVLERAKKELTREDIPFDNYINVGIMIETPASALMVKEFTQIVDFFSIGTNDLTQYTLAVDRTHPILAPLYSEFHPSVLNLISHVVKGAHPYRKKVAVCGEMASDPLGAIILMGLGVDELSVHPDAIPLLYGVFQWLEYKKVKEFARKTLEMPDSRTVKEKTTEFIKKHIPPLAIFYD
- a CDS encoding MiaB/RimO family radical SAM methylthiotransferase, whose protein sequence is MKKISIVTLGCPKNQVDSEYLAGKLTRCGFELVGQEKAKAVFIMTCAFIEPAVKETEEVIKKYIELKRRKKIDFIAVGGCYVHRFKESIKERFKEVDLLFGFDDIEKIDKIISKRITSSFDTPKFLYNKKIPRAISTVNYAYLKISEGCDENCTFCIIPLLRGKYRSKPIEKVLYEAKELLNSEFYEIILISQSTGLYGIDLYKKKSLKDLLKKLLRLKNLKLLRIFYLHPADLDEEIMKIIVENEKIAPYLDIPIQHVSEEVLRKMKRRGGKKAVYKALELIEKYKNKRDLTVRTEIIVGFPEEQEKDFEELYEFCKRDNIIKRWALFKFYGEKESFASQNYKQLEKDVIEKRYDIMEKLILEKNYSSLLELVGKKVTFIPEYKEGKRIFGHTEFDAPEIDVKSYIESEKNLKEFNFKKLLVQEIDSVGFKLSF
- a CDS encoding response regulator, whose translation is MKNLKKKGLVYAVDDESDIIDLLRHHIEKAGYNFEGFYNALSFLSALRRKKPDIIILDLMLPDYDGIELCKELKREEDYKDIPIIMLTARSRVDEKILGLEIGADDYITKPFSPRELVARVNAVLRRYKEEEKEVDVIQIDDILKIDVKKFEVYVSNEKVYLRPAEFKLLKLLVEKRGVLFTRRQILEYISKGGGTIYERTVDVHVRNLRKKLGEAAKFIKNVKGMGYKFEI
- a CDS encoding ATP-binding protein — protein: MNKINFKLTLVFFILILFFTLFITLFQLKIIREEYLKNTRGNLENFGVILSEEVKGYIISNDFEGLKSIIKKFGENFNLVISVYNSSGELIADSKLKDFLDQDKNKPEIEIALHGEKAFYLRKSENYKEKYIFLAIPIIKNENEIFVLRLGTPISTLNNFLINFILKVTFKGSFLLLIFLLLSLTLFKQFTDPLRDLIYAFKRVSQGDTNIRIFLKRSDELGELIKSFNDMVINLERSLNEVKRERATIDSLLRALPDNVFVLNKKGEVIYYNEKTRESFKNIEKCKFYYEFLKEPEFSKILEKALEKEEAEGQIMYESKFFYTKIRKIPNTENFIVVLTDITEVKRLEEIKKDLTVNISHEIRTPLTLIKGYIETIEDEEEIKNKNYIAVIKRHIDRLIELTEKIIYLSQIESEKFLQIEKVNLREIVENVLPIFEKKLREKEIIFKLEMEEGIGEIDADKSKLEQVFINLFDNSIKFTTKGEIKIKVQRKENLVRIEFLDTGEGIEEKHLPRVFERFYVGSKEKAGFGLGLSIVKHIINLHNGKVNIESQKGKGTRVIIDLPYFNKNLTEI
- the pstC gene encoding phosphate ABC transporter permease subunit PstC; translation: MRKRFQEEVIKSIFFIFALISVFTTFGIILVLLFETLQFFREVSIIRFLTEKEWTPLFAVKKFGIWPLLSGTFLTSIIALTIAFPMGLSIAIFVSEYMPFKLKAIIKPILEILAGIPTVVYGYFALLFVTPLLKKIIPSISGFNALSPGIVLGIMIIPTIASLSEDALSLIPRSLREASLALGATKLETVFKVVLPAASSGVLSAVILGFSRAIGETMIVTIAAGQRPILTFNPLVPIETITAYIVQVSLGDTPTGSLEYKTVFAAGMVLFLITFTFNVISHNLRMRFIKSFRL